The genomic window GTTACTCATTTCAACACAGCTTTGTTAGACTTTTATTAAAGACGGATGGAAAAAGAGAGAACTATTTGTAATTCTCTCTacttttttctacttttaaagGGAAAGCTATATGCTGTGGAAGTTTTCCCACACGTCTGCTCCCTGACACAGACCTGACCCATCTCCTCTGTGGGTCATCCAAGAGTCTAGATTAattgtttttcaaataaatagGAAATACAGCAAAAAGTTTGAAATGACCAGCATGTTGCTTTGTGCCTGCCCTCCTGGagcctgccctgcacaccccCAACAGCAGGAtgaccaggagacagaaggcaCATTTTGGCCTGGCCCAAAGCCAGCACATTTGGTCAATATAGGTTCTAACTTTTTCAATTATGAAAAACTCAGTTTAAGCAATAATTATAGCAGATCCCCTCTATATAGTAGCAATGGAAGGAGAACACTGTCACAATTGCCTGTGGCAACAACTTGAACAAAAGTGGGTTAGAGGGGAAAGAACATAAATAGGATGAGACACACATGCCTGActttgaaaggaagaaagacAGTTTGTGCCTAATGCATTAGAGAAATTGCTCCAGAAGAGCTCAGTGAGCCCTGGGCTTATCTGTCCCACACAGGACATGGCACACAGGCTCCAGTGGAGTTGCTGGAGCACTGGCCAGTCCcgaaagcagaagaaaacctctcttctttctctgtttccttccctgcctttgaagaaaaaattcccaaaagaCATTTGTGCAACCAATAGacaataatatatttataacaAATAAGTGCAACAGAAACAAAGGCGATGTATTAAAGGAAAGAAGTGCAGTATTGAAAAGGGAAAGTGCTGGGAATGAACAGAAAATAAGAATATtgatgctgctgccaggagcagtACAAAATAATCATTCCTGTCCTCCTGCATCAGCATCACTGTTCAGGGAGCACACCTGGAGAATGCAAAGGCAGTTTTCGCTACGAGCCCCTCATTTCCATACAAGTACAAAGCCACAAGGTCAGACCTCGGTGGGCGCCAGGAGTCAGCCCTGCTCAGGGTCCCCCAGGCTGGCCCAAGGtggctcctggggctgagcctgtgcccagctgagctgcagcatgaGGCCACCACCCTCGCCAGGGCAACCCAAGGGGAGATCCTCAGGTGCCTTCAATAGCAAACAACAAGCCCaagcatttaaaaacaaacaaacaaggaaaaaaaaaccaacaaaacaacaacaacaaaaaaaaaagcaacatttcTCAGGTACATTTGCTATCAGGGAACTTGGGTCCAATCCTATCAATCCTACTAAAAGTATCATCACTTTTAGTGTAAAGCCCGGGTTACAGGACCTCATGTTCCTGTCAGAACAAACCAACCCCATCCCCCTGTCTTGCTCTTTCATGTCTCAGGCCCAAAAATCACACTACAGTCAGGAACAGACACCTTCTCCCACTCCCTGAACACTACACTGGAGTCTTTCTGCTGAACTCCTCCACTCTGCTTCTCACCAGACATTTCTCAAAGAGTCATTTACACTAGGAGTAATAGTTATCAAATATTTGGTGATTATATCAAAAATAGAAACTTGTACACAACATTGTAATGATAATACATTGGACTTCTGCTAGCATCTCCTCCATACTTTTTGAAGATTTTACTGTGGTTggggttgggttggttttttaaaaaaagactgaatgTATGGTGCCATCTCCTGGACAGTATAACCTAATCTACCAACAGTTAAGTGTTTTTCTCAAAAAACCTTGAGAGGCATTTGATTTTACTTCCCTacagttcacagaatcacagacaggtttgggttgggaaggaccttaaagcccatccactccccatggcagggacacctcccactgtcccaggtgctcccagccccagggtccagcctggccttgggcactgccagggatccaggggcagccccagctgctctgggcacctgtgccagggcctgcccaccctgccagagAGGAATTTGTCCCTAATCtccaatctaaatctctcctctttagtttaaaaccattcccccttgtcctttCACTATCTGCCAATGTGAAAAGTCACTCTCCCCCTTTTCCTAAGTTCCTTTAGAgactgccaggggctctgagctctccctggagccttctcctctccaggtgagcatccccagctctcccagccctgcagcagctccgtggcctcccatgggctctccagcagctccaggtcctgaGCTGGGGATGCCAAAGCTGAGCACggtgctccagcagccctgcagtgccagcttgCCCACCCCAGAGAAGGGAGAAGACAACCAACACCCAGCCCATAATGTGACAGCTTAGCTTCAGACTGTTTGTATATAGGGAGAGAGAGACTTTTTTCCTGGGCTTTGTAAATTTATTTCCAGCAGGTATCAATGTCTGTTTAATTCTAACATACTGCCCCGTGGGACTCATTAGCAGTTTAACAAACTGTCCGGGTACAAACACACTGCAGATAAAAAGACAGAATCTTAAAATATTGTATGTATGCCTACAAAAATAATCTGGGTGAATGATGAAGGGTGTCAGGGAAGTGCTCAACCAAATCAAACATTGAAAACATTCCTGAGATGGGctgtttaaatattaaataaataccCTGAACTTCTGCAAATGTCAAACAGGAGAAATGATGGAATGCTATTTTTCCTAATCTGTTTCCCACTGTAATTATGGACTCTATACTCCAGCTAAAAAGATTATTTATCTTCTGCTAAGCATTTCAATTGCTTTGTCTCCAATAAATTGCAGACATTACCTTTGACTGGTATCTAAGCCCAGCATAGTCACAGCTGATGTGCCtagaaaatatttaacatttttcttACATACGACTTTaataaaatgtttataaaatgtTTCACTTCTATTTTTGTGGAAGTTATTTTACCAAATTATGTAttgctaaaaaaaataatttcttctacCCAGATAGATTTTAAGGAGGAAAAGCTTATTTACAGACAAATGGTGTGAACTGTATCCCCCTTTTTTTATAATACCACCAGCGTAacaatatttatattaatatatagtAGTATACAAATAACAACACATGTAAGTTATTTTTCCATGAGCTGACCTGGCCACCAGCATGCAGTGGGGACATTTCCACTGTGACACAGATACACAGATAATTTAtgcaaaataaacccaaaccatACGTAACTGCATGTGTGAGAACTGGGAAACTAATCAAGTCGAGACAGCACTAATGAGCGCTGGCAGGCAGGAGCAAGGGCTGTGCCAGGcgtggggacagagggagggaaggactCATCCGTGGGAACAGAGCGGGGCCATGCTCTGCAGATCCGGGGCACGGAGTCACGGGATCAGTGAGGCTGGAAAACACCTCCAGATCACCGGGTCCCACCggtgccccagccctgagccctgagtgccactcCAGGGGTGGGCActgcaaccctccctgggcagcccctgccaaggcctgaccccctttcagtgaagaaattcttcctgcaTGGCACAAGCCAGCACCACACCTGTTTGTTTTTGCCACCTGAACCATGTAGgcatttcctcccatttttaTGCAGCATTCAAAATCTAGTTCTAAGGAAAAGGACCAGAAAGAGCACAGATTCACAGCACTTACCAACACATTTAATTCACCTTGAAATACCAGATATTTACTGTTCTGGGTGGGAGTATAGGAAATCTGAGCTAAATCAGAGACTTTACTTTAGCAGTTATTTTTTGTTGCTATTTAAGCCAGGCAAAGCTGAGCAGCGGGTCTGGTGTTACAGGTCCATCACTGCTGAGAACAAGCAGTTTCTCACTGTGCCTCTGCAAGAGCTTAGATTACAAAAATTACATAAAATCTCAGCACTTTCATAAATATTCAGGGCTTGAGCATTTTGCATCTGAGGTGTTGGAGGGACTTGGGCTCTTCCACTGGCAGCATAGCTCACACCACGGGTGCGGGAAACCTCTCCCTCACACAGCTTGATGGGATTTGGTGGAATAAGTGTGCTCAGAAACAAATGCCTGTACTTGTTTTTTACTGCATTACTCTAGCACAGCAGCAAGCATCACCTGTTCAGTGATAACTTTAGCTCGGGTTGTGTCCCGTTATCACAAGTGAGGTGCCAGCGCTgcggggctgtgctggagcgGGCACATCCCGGGGATGCTGGGTGCATCATCCAGAGAtactgcacagcccagccaggggccACAAATCTGCGGGGCCTGGAGAACCTGGGCGCTGGGCAGAAAAAGGACTCCCGGAAAAGCCAGGACTGCCGGGCAGCATTGCTGTCAGCAATGAAAACCCGGTACAAAAGAGCAGAGGTGCAGTTCCAGCAGAAGAGACCATCGTCCTTACTGGAGTGGGTCAGAGCACAAGGAAGGATCAAAGGGATCTTTGGGGTGTGCATTGCTCTGATTAGGACTGTTATCACCTGCATCACAGCCTCACACTGAGGAAGCACAGTGAagcatttatctttttttctttaatcttcTCTGTCAGCGATTTACAATCACGAAAAACTATGGATTTATTGTACATTTTTTAACttcataaattcttttttttttctcagtagcTCCTATTGTGCTTTTACAGCTACTTTTTATTGTAAGATTTGTGTATAATGAGATCTTATCACAGCAAAGCCTTCTTTCATTCCCCTCTGACTGCATTTGGTATCTGTAATCTCAACAGACTCTGAATACAAACGGAACCCGCAGATCAAAACCCACAATATCCGAGGCAAGGAACCGCAGAGCGAAAAATCTTCAGCAGGAAAAACCTTCAGCTTGTGTGACTCCCGCCAGTCGCTATCAGAGAAAGCAGGCGCTATTAGCCTGGTAGGTGCcgctccccagctcccagcgCTGCCCCGAGTGCTGCAGGTGCGGCCgggacagccccagcagggcgGGTGGGCCGGGCACACGTCAAAGGGCGAGTTCGGGAGCCATtcgggctctgctcctcacCGGATTTACAAACCGGGCACCCGCCTGTACCCCCGGGGGGTGCAGGGAGCGGCCGCCGAGCCGAGGCCAGCCCCGCCccacagagccagagccagagcccagccgagccgagcccggagcccggagccgccccggccccgcccggccgggCGGTCCCGAGGGTTCtgcccgcccccgccccgccggcgcttCCGGGCCGCGTTCCGGGCCGGGCCCCGGCGCTCCGGTCCCGGCATGGGGGAGCGCAGCGCGGCGCGGCGGGAGGACACGGGccggcggctggcgcggttcgCGGCGCTGCGAGGTGCggcgggctgggggcggcccgcGGGGTCGGGCCGGGCCAGGCCGTGTCCCGCGGGGTCGGGCCGGGCTAGGCCGTGTCCCGCGGGGTCGGGCTGGGCCAGGCCGTGTCCcgcggcgccgggccgggctagGCCGTGTCCCGCGGGGTCGGGCCGGGCTAGGCCGTGTCCcgcggcgccgggccgggccgggcctggcCGTGCCGGCGGAGGCTGAGCGGGGCCGTTCCCGCAGGCGCGGCCGCCCGGGCCGGAGAGCTGTGGGACGTGGTGGTGCTGACGGCGGCGGACGCGGCGCAGGCGGGCGCGTTCCGGGAGCAGCTGGCGGAGAAGCTGCGgcgggagcagctgcccaggaccGTCCGGTACCTCGTGTGCGCCGACCCGCCGGGGCCCAGGATCGGTGCGTGCGGCTGCGGCGGCTCCTGCGCGGCCGGGCCGCTCCGCATCCCCGCGGGCCGCGGCTCCGGACAGCGCTCGGGGCTCGGTGTGGGGACAGCGGGCATCGGGGCCGCGGGAGCGCACGTGGGaccgtgctggggctggggaacgGGCTCTGCCGCTCCTCAGAGCGCGTCCTCCGGGTGTGGGATAGCACTAACGCGTGTGTTGCACATTCCTACTTACCTTGACCTGGTTATTTAAACAGTCTGATTATGTTTTAGTACACTACCCAGTGGTGATGTAAAACTGGTCTCACTGCTCATAATACCATCCTGTAAGTCTTAATTCCTGTTCGCTTTGATGTATAAATTAAGTAATCTCAGTATTATCTGCGGTGTAGAGTAATATGCAGAGGTTAATTCTCAGGAATCTGGCGGTTTTAAGTTGCATGAGCTCATAAAatatcccaaaccattccctcaGATCCCAAACGTTTCTTATTTCCATACTGTAAATGTCAGGAGTATTTCTGAACACTGCCTTGAATCCATTAGTAGGCTTTTATGTGACTTGTTTCTTACAGGAGCTGGTTTTGTGGCTGAGTTATGGCCTATTTGATTGATTAAATGCTTCAAatggtggggctgtgcagaGGTAACTGGGAGGGGAAATCACAGAGATTTCCCTGGAGCTGTCTGCTCAGGATGCCATCCCCTCAGAGAGCACAGGCTTCCAGAAGGACGCTTCCATCAGCGTCTGTGTGTGATCTTATCAACCATGATATGGTAGAAAGACTATCCCACCTCTCTGGCTGGGCACCAGTACACCTCACCTGTCAGAACGGGTGTTACTGGAGCTCTTCTCACAGATGCTAAAATGATTTTTCTTTAGGAAATGGTGGATCAACTCTTCATGCTCTTCGGTGCTTGGAAGAGCAGTATGGTGATCAGTGGACTTCCTTCACTGTGCTGCTAATCCATTCTGGTAAATTcagttttatatattttactaTAAAGTGATaccttttattttgttcttccttaaaataataaagtggcagaggagctggagctccaaAATACTGTTCCCTGAGAAAAGTAACCCATGTGTCTGATCATTTGAAATTAGGTTGGCGCTTGCCAGATATTACTGTCACTTCAACATTTCTTCTCAGCACTAAAGTTGCTCAGTCAGTGAGAAAGATGTGATTCACAGATGTGATTTAAATTTCTGCCTTGAAACAGAAATTTATCCATTTAAGGAACACAGCCCTCTCTCAGGGGACCTTGGGCTCCTCATGCCTCTGGACAGGCTGAATACGTGCCTTCTTATCCACTGAGTCAGGCCACTTGCAGATGTGGGAGAACATCAGTGctgcagaggagaaagaaaCCAAGTGATAACAAGTGTTGTGACCAAACCTTTGCCTTTTTGACTCATCACTGGCTTAAAATTCCCATCAGGAATGAGGTGGTTCTCCTTCAGGCAAAAAGCGGGTAACGTTTGCTTTTGTCACTTCAGCAATAGGTAGCTCTGAAACAAAAAGGTAACAAAGTCAATCACAGTTTTAATATGAGCTAAATAAGGCAGGCTGGGTTTTTGGACATAAGGTCAGATGTGCTCTGAGACTTGGTGTATGACCAAACTGAGAGGTTGTTAACGCTTTTGTGTACCTGTGAAATAGCTGCCTAGTTTTAGTTTCTTGCTCACTTACGTACAGTGTCTCTGTGGAACTAAAAGAGTCTTTTTCCAGGTGGTTACAGCCAGCGTTTGCCAAGTGCAAGTGCCCTGGGCAAGATCTTCACAGCCCTGCCGTTGGGCGAGCCCGTGTACCAGATGCTGGAGCTGAAGCTGGCCATGTACATCGACTTCCCCCGTCACATGAAACCAGGAGTCCTCGTCACGTGCTCGGATGACATAGAGCTGTACAGCACTGCAGTCACAGAAACCATCACCTTTGATAAACCTGGCTTTACTGCCTTGGCTCACCCCTCAGATCTGGCAGTCGGGACCACGCACGGGGTGTTTGTGCTAGATCCGTCCAGTTTTTCAGGAAAGGGAGGACTGGAATATGGATCATGCTATCGTTTCCTGCACAAGCCTGATGTGGAGACCATGCAGCAGAGTGGTGCAGTGTGTGTGAGGGGGGATCGccctcagctcagctcccctgggagctgcggagactCGGCCACGGCCTCGGAGTGTGTGTACACAGACAGCGTATTCTACATGgaccacagcactgcccagcagctgctggagttcTATAAGCAGATGGGCACTCTTGGCTGTGAAATAGATGCATATGGTGACTttctccaggccctggggcctGGAGCCACTCCAGATTACACCAAAAACACAAGTAATGTCTCCAAGGAGGACTCGGGGCTGGTGGCAGTGCGGCAGCAGCTGTACTCCCTCCTGCAAGGCACCGCCCTAAATGTCATAGTCCTCAACAACTCCCAGTTCTACCACATCGGGACTACTCAGGagtatttgtttcattttactGCTGAGAGCAAACTGAGATTAGAGCTTGGCTTGCAGCCTGTGGCTTTTAGCATCTTCCCTGACTCAGCCAAGACCTTGGATCAGCTGAGCATCATCCAGAGCATCCTTGAGCCCGGGTGTGTAATAGGGCCTGGCTCTGTCATTGAGTACTCCAGAATTGGGCCTGAAGTCTCAGTAGGGAAAGGCAGCATTGTTAGTGGGTGCTACATAAATTTCAATGTAGACATACCCTCAGACTGCTTCCTGAGTTCAGTAAGTGTGAAGATTACTGATCGAGTGGAGTATGTCACCATGGTGTTCGGTGTAGGCGACGACTTGAAAAAGGGTGTGAAATGGCTGTCAGATATACACTCCCTCCAGTTTTTTGGAGTCAGCCTACCAGAATGCCTTGACCTCTGGAGCTTAGAGGCTTCGGACCAGCTCTTCTCCAGTGACAACACACGTTTGGGGCTGTGGGCTGCAAGGATTTTCCCTGTTTGTTCTACTCTGAGTGAATCAGTTAGGATGTCACTGAACATGCTGAATTCTGTGCAGCACAAgtcagctttcaaactgagaggcTTTCAGCTTTTGTCTGTTGAAGAAATGCTCACATACAAAGATGTGGAAGACATGCTGAAGTTTAGGAAGCAAATTTATGATGAAATCTGCCTACAAAGACAAAAAGAGAAGTCTGATTATAGAATGAACGGTACTTGATCAAACCTCCTGTTTTCATTTGTGGACAATTGATTACTTCCTTGCTTGTAAGAATCCTAAGGGAAAAGTACACAAATGTCTTCTCTGATCTCATTGAAGTAGAAATGAAGGAATTGCATAACATTAATAAAGCAGCAAATGCAAATAAAGTGTTCTTTTGATTAAAACAGGGAAATATTTCAGATCTAAAAACAGTATTTGGTGACCTTTTGTGGGTTGGATGTTATGTCTTGTAGTTTTTTGTGAGAATacaatagagaaaaaaatgtctaTTTGGCCGAAAACAgctttaaaagcttttaaaggGTAGAATATTAGCAATGTGGAATAATACAACAACTTATGTTTCCCTCTTTTTATGCTGCCATTTTGCAATACAGTTTCAAACAGTAGTTAGGTGGAGGTAAAATGATTAAAAGTGCTTTTAATTCAAGACATCTTGTCTTGGGcattaataaatttttctcttttatttcataACTTTTTATTCTTTCCTGGTTTTTGTCAGAAGCAAAAAGATTGGCATGAGTGATTATTCTTCCCCTTGTGACTCACAGTACTGGGGTCAACACCAGTCATCAAGAcatattgatttatttttttctagtaGTTGTTGGAAGCTGGCAGTGTGATGGAGAAGCTGCCAGCTCTTTGTTACCTGTGGATTGATGGATGTGTGCCATGCAAAAAGCAGCACCTTGTCTTTCTCTAAACTGAGCTGTTGCAGTCTTTGCTGTCCTTGGTGGGGCAGAGCAAAAGCCAGAAGAGTTTGTTGCAAGTGGCCCCACAGTGCATATCTTCTGACAAACcctcttccccttctcccccttCTGCAAATGAAGTTAATATTGAAGTCCTCCTCTTTCTACTTCAGATGCCCAAGATCCAGGGCCAAACAGATAAATCTGCTGGTTTTAGGAGTATGCTGTGCAGTGTATCAGCATGATTTGGCTGTAAATGTGATGCATCTTTTTCTCTTGAAAGTCTCTGTGGgttttcatgttttatttaaTGTCTCATGATGACAGTGTTTATCTCCCTGCTGACTGAAATCCCAAATGACACCTTTCTTATGCCACCTACAAGGCAGCAGAGTAACGTCCCCTGAGCATTACCCACCCTTCTTTAACTGGCAGCAGGTTTCTTCTTCATTAATAAACCTTCcaagaaaaatacaaagaagTTAAATGTGGAGGTTGGGAATTGCTGGAGTTGGCTTCAAAGGAGAAGAATTTCTGAGCAAATAGAGAGTCTAAAAGTCAGTATGAATTATTAGTTAAACAATGGAAGCAGTAGGTTTGCGAACACTCAAGTCTAAGATAAGCCCTTTAAGTCAGAAATGAAAGTAGTCATAGAGCATGGAGTTGTGGTTTGTATATCATCCTGTTTGCATGATTTATTAATCTATTGCTGCACAAAAGATTTTAGGAGAAACATGTTTGATGCAGACTTTGCATCTTGAGTTGGAGACCAAACTTTGTTTGGTACAGACTTCCCTGAGGGttgctgtgctgccagctgagttCTCTGAGAGTTTGGTAGCAGTGAAATGCATCCTTTTAACATGGTTATCCACTTTAACTGTTACAATTGCATTTGTTCTGAATTCCAGGTATTGATTTCATTACTGAAAGCAAACTGGATAAAAATAGGAAGTGGATTTGTTTCTGGCACATAAGTATTGGGAGAATGAGGAAAAATGGTGACGGAACAACTTGTGGAAAAGGTTGCGGTAGGtcgggccagcagcagctgctgtggtttAGGGAGCAGTGTGAATTCCAAGGCAAAAAAATGGAGTGTCATCCTGGTGGTAGCCATGGACTAGCACAGCTAGCCCCCAGGTCGGATCTTGAGGCAAAggttttaatgaaaaaagaTAATGGAATAAGCATGGATTTACCAGGTAAGAAACATTGCACTGCTTTAATTCTGTGTGTCACCCGCTGCTTTCCTCTTACTCTGAACATTTTTGTCTCAAATTGAGAAGGCAGATTTTGGTCAGTATTAGCCCTGGATAACATCAGCAGGTTTAATGGATTACTCAACAGGTATGGGAATATCTGGTGGTGGACCATTCTTCATTTTTACATGGCAATCAAGTTTAATATAAAATGCTATGAAAAACAttacaatatatattttatttatagacAGTTATATTAGTCATTTTCCCCTCTGATATATTCAAAAGCcacgtggatgtggcacttggagaCAGAggttagtggtggccttggcagtaccaggggaatggttggacttgatggtctgggagggcttttccagtcCAAATGCTTCTTTGATCCTACAGTTCTCTGTATTGCAGCTATTTATGAAGTGTGTACATTTTTAGCTATAACAAATTGCAGTCCTTACAGCAAGGGTCATGCTACAGTGTGAGTACATCTTATTAAAATCAGAAAGCCTGCAGAGCAGACCCTTCCTGACAACAATAATCGAAGGCTGAGGTATTCAATCCATGTATGTTTTTTTATCTGTGTTGCATTTACAGCTCCAGGTAATCTTTGTATTCCACAGTCAGCTGTTAATGTAGATGACAACAATTTTCTCATGCAGCTGGCTGGGATAAGTGTGTCCCAGGGACACTGAGAAACTTGTGCAAGGCCACCCAGTAAAACTTCACAGCAAGGTCAGCAATTTGGGGGTTGCTGGTTTCCAGTACCAGGCTCTTAAAACAAGACCATCACAGCATCCTGGCCCATAATTTTCCTGCAGTCTGAGTGATGAAGGATGCAGTCATGAGAGTGCCAGGCATGCAGGACCTCTGTGGATGTGAGTCATCTTCTGAAACCTAGAGTTTGATTTGGGCTGATCCTCACAGTTTCCCGGATGGGTGCAATGTTCATATATCCTCTAGATCGTTGCCTGGCTCCATCTATCCTGAAATGCTATTCGGGCTGGTACAATCTCAAACAAACTCAAGATGAgcttttaatgatttttttcatgtcaGCTTTCTTTATTCAATTAGTTTTGCTGTGTAGTGCAATAATAGGGCTCATAATGAACATGATTGCAATGATTTCCCTGAATGCCTTGAGCACACACCGTGATCAGCAGAGGTTTAGCCCTGCTGTCTGTGTTACCCTGAAACCTGAGAGGGGGTATTTCAGTGACCTTTGGTGCAGGAAACTGAAATCTGAGAAATTGGGCACTTAACAAAGAGCACAAGGGAGGGgagctgaaataaaaatgagcaGCTGAGAAGAATCAGTGCCAGAAGGATTTGGGGAGCTGACAAGAGGAAGTAAGCTCCAAGGATCAGTTGGATCTGCAGAGCAATGTTCGTGCCTTGTCACGGTGCTTTTGCTCAAGCTCAGAAGTTCCAGCCTCCTCTCGCTCCCAAACCTCTGATGTAAGAGCTTTGTTTTTTGCTCTCTGCACTTGTGCCCCCGTGCAAAGGCCTCTCTAATGTTGTGAGAGCAAAAATAacagtgcagtgctgctgtaCCCTCTGTTCCTCTGCTGCCACGGGGGAGCCACTGCAAACACCTGCTCCCTTACAAAGGCCAGGGTTCCTCCACTTTCTTCTTGAAAACTCGTGTTTTCTTTTAGCGCCCTTTTCATTTCCTGGACATATCTGAATGTCACTAGAATGGCAATGACGTTTATGGAGCAGCTTACACCTTCCTCAAGTAAATGATAGATGTGGGTAATGTTAATTGTGGATATGTTCTGATTATTTGAAAGAAAGTTAATTTCAAAAGACTTACTCCTGTAAGCCCTCCCTGCGAAGGACATTTAAAACCTCAGCTCTCCCAGTTGTTTGGAGACTGGATGTGGGAATCAGTTGCCAGGCTGGCGCCTTTCTGCAAATCATTGGTCAAATATCACAGGATACACTGAGACAGCAGTTCAGACTCTTCAGAAACAGATCCTTGGATTCATATCTAAGTTTCTGCAAGTAtagggacaggctgggagtgCCAGGAGTTCAAACTCGTCTGAAATAGATCCTTGGATTGGTGTGTAGGTTTGTGCAAGTACAGGGACAGGCTGGTGATGCCAGCAAGGTTGTTACAGTGGGCTGCAGTGCGTGGGAGGATTTAGAGATGTGTGTTCTGGTAACTTGTCTGCTTGCCTGAAATCCTTCACTGCAACGAGAACTCACACACAGAACAGCTGCCAAGGTCAATCACCTCActttaaatacataaatatacaaatatataaatataaatatttatatgtgtATATTTGCATTTCACTTTGAATTATGTATTGCCCTTCCTAAGTGCCATACCCAGATGCTCCCAATGccaccccctgtgccagggggttgTGAGGGACAATCATCCCTGGCCTCTTTGATCTGGGGACCTCTGCACTCCTCGGGGATCCTCACAGAACACCTGGGATTCAGGTGCTCACATTCCCTTTTCTCTACAAAATCAGCAGCAAGCTGCCAAATTACCATTTCCCACTAGTTGTAAGTGTTCAACAGATGAAGGCAGGTGTTTGTGTGGGAATGAACTGGGGATTTTTAAGCAAGCTGAGTGGGTGTTTCTATGACTTTAGCCCCGTGGACAGCACAGGCTGTTTCGCCCCATGCTATTGTTGCATGACATTCCTCTTGGCACAACGTTTATTTTTAGCCAGAGACTATCACAAGTATTTTTCAGCAGGACTGTCACTGCCCCTGAACAGGGAATCATATTACTGCAAGAACTTTGCTGAAACAAAGAAGATAAATTGGACAAATGGGAAATT from Agelaius phoeniceus isolate bAgePho1 chromosome 8, bAgePho1.hap1, whole genome shotgun sequence includes these protein-coding regions:
- the FPGT gene encoding fucose-1-phosphate guanylyltransferase, with the protein product MGERSAARREDTGRRLARFAALRGAAARAGELWDVVVLTAADAAQAGAFREQLAEKLRREQLPRTVRYLVCADPPGPRIGNGGSTLHALRCLEEQYGDQWTSFTVLLIHSGGYSQRLPSASALGKIFTALPLGEPVYQMLELKLAMYIDFPRHMKPGVLVTCSDDIELYSTAVTETITFDKPGFTALAHPSDLAVGTTHGVFVLDPSSFSGKGGLEYGSCYRFLHKPDVETMQQSGAVCVRGDRPQLSSPGSCGDSATASECVYTDSVFYMDHSTAQQLLEFYKQMGTLGCEIDAYGDFLQALGPGATPDYTKNTSNVSKEDSGLVAVRQQLYSLLQGTALNVIVLNNSQFYHIGTTQEYLFHFTAESKLRLELGLQPVAFSIFPDSAKTLDQLSIIQSILEPGCVIGPGSVIEYSRIGPEVSVGKGSIVSGCYINFNVDIPSDCFLSSVSVKITDRVEYVTMVFGVGDDLKKGVKWLSDIHSLQFFGVSLPECLDLWSLEASDQLFSSDNTRLGLWAARIFPVCSTLSESVRMSLNMLNSVQHKSAFKLRGFQLLSVEEMLTYKDVEDMLKFRKQIYDEICLQRQKEKSDYRMNGT